In the Blautia coccoides genome, ACCTTGATCAAAGGCAAAGCTGTGGCTGCGGCCAGCGCATTTTTTGTAGTGGTACTGTCCACATCACAGATCATATTCTTCACGGAGAGCGCTAATGCCATGCTGGAATCCGATATTCCTGTGGGCTTCGGAGACCTGGTAAAAATCTTCTTCATCCGTACCATTATCTTGATCCCAATGGTGGCGCTGATGGCTAAAATACTGGTGTGACCGTAATATACCGTCACCGGTCGAACAAAAAAATCAATATACCGGCAAAAATAGATTCGGAGTGTGAAAACCATGAAAGAAAACCATAAGATTTTATTTGAACCTTATCAACTTGCAGGCTGTACCCTGAAAAACAGATATGTGATGGCCGCTATGGGTACCGGCGGAATGGTGACCCCTGAAAATACCTTCAACGAACGAGGGATTGAATACTATGTGGCAAGAGCCAAAGGCGGGGTAGGCCTTATCATCACAGGCACCATCTATGCGGAAAATGACATTGAAAAGGCTGTGGACGGAACCATGCCCTGCCCAACAGACAATCCATCTGCCTTTATTATGAACACAGCGGAAATGTGTGAGCGTGTCCATGCTTACGGTTCCAAAATATTTACCCAGCTCACAGCAGGATTCGGACGCGTGCTGAAGCCTCATCTTCTCTGCGGGCAGCCCCCTGTTGCCCCTTCCTCAATCAGCAGCTACTGGGATGAAACACTCATGTGCAGGGAACTGACTGTGGATGAGATCCACACCATTGTGGAGCGCTGCGGAGACACGGCAAAGATCTGCCAGCAGGCGGGTTTTGACGGGATCGAGATCCATGCCGTCCATGAGGGATATCTTCTGGACCAATTTGCCCTGCCCCTCTTTAACCAGAGGACGGATGAATACGGCGGCTGTCTGGAAAACCGCCTGCGTTTTGCCTGCGAAGTCGTGCAGAATATCAAGAAAAAATGCGGAGAAAAGTTCCCGGTCATCCTCCGTTACAGTTTAAAATCCTACATAAAAGGCATGCGTCAGGGCGGCCTTCCCGGGGAAGACTTTGAAGAACTTGGCCGTGATATCCCGGAAGGCATTGCATCTGCTAAGATACTGGTAAATGCAGGTTATGACGCACTGGATGTAGATGCAGGGACCTACGATTCCTGGTACTGGTCCCACCCGCCCATGTATTTTGAAAAGGGCTTGAATATCCACTTTGGCGAACTCTTGAAAAAAGAAATGGATGTCCCAGTTCTCATTGCCGGACGCATGGAGGATCCTGATCTGGCCTCCGATACGGTGCGGGACAAAAAAACCGACCTAGTCGCACTGGGCAGAAGCCTTCTGGCGGACCCGGACACGGTAAACAAAATAAGGAGCGGCAGATATGAATTCGTACGTCCCTGCCTTGGATGTCATGAGGGATGTATGAACCGGCTCATCACTGCAAAGCCTGTCTCCTGTGCGGTAAATCCCTCCTGCGGAAGGGAAACCTCCTATTATCTGCAGCCTGCATGCGTGCGGAAAAAAGTTCTCATTATCGGGGCAGGCGTGGCAGGAATGGAAGCGGCCAGAGTCCTGAAACTCAGAGGGCATCTTCCGATCATCCTGGAAAAGAGCAGCCGTCCCGGCGGTTCCCTTCACCTGGCCGGGGCCCCCTCCTTCAAACACGACGATCTAAAACTGGTTGACTGGTATCAAAGGACACTAGAAGATCTGGGCGTGGAGATTCATTACAATACCACTGCCACAGCGACCACTTTAAAATCTTATCCCCACGACACAGTGATCGTTGCCACCGGTTCCACTCCGCGAATCCTCCGCCTGCCAGGAAACCATGATATGTACCCTGCAGAGCGCATCTTTTCCGGTGAGATCACTCCCGGAAACCATACGGTCATCATCGGAGGCGGACTTGTAGGCTGTGAACTGGCGCTTGACCTGGCGGAAAACGGCAGGCAGGTCACCATACTGGAGGCCCTGCCGGAAATACTGTCTGCCGGTGCACCGGTACCTCACATGAACAAGATCATGCTGAAGGATCTGCTGAATTTCCATCATGTACAGCAGATAGCCGGCGCAGGGGTCAAATGCATTGAAGACAGGACTGTCACTTATGTAAAGGACAAAGAAGAACACCATTTGGAAGCCGACACCTTTGTCTGTGCCATTGGATACACCTCCAACAATACGCTCTATGAACAACTGAGTCTGGAGGAAAATGACATTTACCTGTTGGGGGATGCCCGGAGAGTGCGCAATATTATGTACGCGGTCTGGGATGCTTACGAGCTGGCCCGCAGTCTTTAAAGGCAAGGAAGGATAAAATATGGACACTATTTTATATGCATGGGAGGGGCCGCTGCCCTCTCCCGACTCCTTCGACCCGGCAGTACGCCGGGCACCGAAGCGGGAGGCCGCGCTGGGCGAAGCAGATATTAAACTTGCCGTCAAAAATGCCCTGCGCTACATTCCTCCAAAATATCACCGGGAAATCATTCCTGAATTTTATCAGGAACTCATGGAACATGGCCGCATCTACGGCTATCGCTTCCGCCCTCACGGAGCGATCTATGGGAAAGCGATAGATGAGTACAAGGGGAAATGTCTGGCCGGAAAAGCCATTCAAGTCATGATAGACAACAACCTGGATTTCGACGTGGCGCTTTATCCCTATGAACTGGTCACTTACGGAGAAACCGGACAGGTCTGTCAGAACTGGATGCAGTACAGGCTCATAAAAAAATATCTGGAGCAGATGACAGAGAAACAGACGCTTGTGGTCAGTTCCGGGCATCCCATAGGCCTTTTCAATTCAGCCCGTTCCTGTCCCAGAGTCATTCTTGCCAATGGTCTTATGGTAGGAAAATACAATAATCCGGAACAGTGGAACCGCTGTGCTGCCCTTGGGGTCACCAATTATGGACAATTTACTGCCGGAGGATGGTTTTATATCGGCTCCCAGGGAATCGTACACGGCACATATTCCACGTTCCTGGCAGCGGCAAGACAGATTCTCCACAAAAGCAGTGAAGAAGTCCTCCGCGGAAATCTGCTGGTATCCGCCGGTCTCGGCGGAATGAGCGGGGCACAGGGAAAGGCTATTGAACTGTGCCAGGGTGTGGGTATTATCGCTGAGGTGGACGCTTCTAAAATAGAACTGCGCATGCGTCTCGGCTGGATAAAAGCCATGGTGCATACGCCTCAGGAAGCGTTTGTACTTGCAAAAGAGTACCAGCAAAAAGGAGAACCTATCTCCATTGGATTCCATGGAAATATAGTGGACCTGCTGGAATATGCCGTAGAAACTGAGCAGAAAATTGACCTGCTCACAGACCAAACCTCCTGTCATGTGGCATTTGACGGCGGGTACTGTCCTCAGGGTCTGACCTTTGAGGAACGGACCAAAATGCTTGCTGAGCATAAGGATTTATTTGAAGAAAAAGTGAAGAAAACCTTGTTCAGACATCATGAATTGATCGAGATCCTGCGCTCCAGAGGCACCTATTTCTTTGACTACGGAAACAGTCTGACAACCACCATGTATGACATTGGGATCAGGGAAGTGTGCAGAAATGGAGAAAATGATTTAGATGGATTTATTTATAGATCCTTTGTAGAAGAATTCATGGGACCTACCCTTTTTGACTATGGTTACGGACCGTTCCGCTGGGTTGTACTAAGTGGAAAAGCGGAAGATCTGGCACTTACAGACCAAACCGCAATGGACTGTATTGAAAAAGACCGGAGATTCC is a window encoding:
- a CDS encoding FAD-dependent oxidoreductase — encoded protein: MKENHKILFEPYQLAGCTLKNRYVMAAMGTGGMVTPENTFNERGIEYYVARAKGGVGLIITGTIYAENDIEKAVDGTMPCPTDNPSAFIMNTAEMCERVHAYGSKIFTQLTAGFGRVLKPHLLCGQPPVAPSSISSYWDETLMCRELTVDEIHTIVERCGDTAKICQQAGFDGIEIHAVHEGYLLDQFALPLFNQRTDEYGGCLENRLRFACEVVQNIKKKCGEKFPVILRYSLKSYIKGMRQGGLPGEDFEELGRDIPEGIASAKILVNAGYDALDVDAGTYDSWYWSHPPMYFEKGLNIHFGELLKKEMDVPVLIAGRMEDPDLASDTVRDKKTDLVALGRSLLADPDTVNKIRSGRYEFVRPCLGCHEGCMNRLITAKPVSCAVNPSCGRETSYYLQPACVRKKVLIIGAGVAGMEAARVLKLRGHLPIILEKSSRPGGSLHLAGAPSFKHDDLKLVDWYQRTLEDLGVEIHYNTTATATTLKSYPHDTVIVATGSTPRILRLPGNHDMYPAERIFSGEITPGNHTVIIGGGLVGCELALDLAENGRQVTILEALPEILSAGAPVPHMNKIMLKDLLNFHHVQQIAGAGVKCIEDRTVTYVKDKEEHHLEADTFVCAIGYTSNNTLYEQLSLEENDIYLLGDARRVRNIMYAVWDAYELARSL
- a CDS encoding urocanate hydratase, with the translated sequence MDTILYAWEGPLPSPDSFDPAVRRAPKREAALGEADIKLAVKNALRYIPPKYHREIIPEFYQELMEHGRIYGYRFRPHGAIYGKAIDEYKGKCLAGKAIQVMIDNNLDFDVALYPYELVTYGETGQVCQNWMQYRLIKKYLEQMTEKQTLVVSSGHPIGLFNSARSCPRVILANGLMVGKYNNPEQWNRCAALGVTNYGQFTAGGWFYIGSQGIVHGTYSTFLAAARQILHKSSEEVLRGNLLVSAGLGGMSGAQGKAIELCQGVGIIAEVDASKIELRMRLGWIKAMVHTPQEAFVLAKEYQQKGEPISIGFHGNIVDLLEYAVETEQKIDLLTDQTSCHVAFDGGYCPQGLTFEERTKMLAEHKDLFEEKVKKTLFRHHELIEILRSRGTYFFDYGNSLTTTMYDIGIREVCRNGENDLDGFIYRSFVEEFMGPTLFDYGYGPFRWVVLSGKAEDLALTDQTAMDCIEKDRRFQDYDNYLWIKHAGENHLVMGTQARILYQDGETRKKIALAFNRLVRDGKTGPIMMGRDHMDTGGVDAPSRETSNIHDGSNITADMSALVYGGDAAMGMTMMTIHNGGGTGIGNSQSCGYGLLLDGSPEVDEIICRAVNYDVMCGVARRAWAGNAHALETVSLYKEPGNTLTLPFACDEQALSDAIRILEKEK